From one Shewanella sp. GD04112 genomic stretch:
- a CDS encoding type II toxin-antitoxin system ParD family antitoxin has product MSRTTSVTIGSQLDEFVSQLISSGRYGSTSEVVRSALRLLERQENQTIALKMAIEAGEQSGECALSLHDIAAMVKQKHNV; this is encoded by the coding sequence ATGTCACGGACAACCAGTGTTACTATCGGATCACAGTTAGATGAATTTGTCAGTCAGCTTATTTCGTCAGGTCGCTATGGCTCGACAAGCGAAGTTGTTCGTTCTGCCTTACGACTATTAGAAAGACAAGAAAACCAGACGATAGCTTTGAAAATGGCGATTGAAGCTGGTGAGCAAAGTGGTGAATGCGCATTATCACTTCATGACATCGCTGCAATGGTGAAACAAAAGCACAATGTATAA
- a CDS encoding type II toxin-antitoxin system RelE/ParE family toxin — protein MYKLSNLAAEDFERIFEYTLLNFGVKQADDYTVSMHNALLAITEQPLMGHECPEIAKELRRHNHHKHAIFYKKQTYGIYILRILHQQMEPLRYFYPDTE, from the coding sequence ATGTATAAACTTTCCAACCTTGCTGCCGAAGACTTTGAGCGAATTTTTGAATACACCCTATTGAACTTTGGTGTTAAGCAAGCGGATGACTATACGGTAAGTATGCATAATGCTTTGTTGGCAATCACTGAGCAGCCTCTAATGGGGCATGAGTGTCCAGAAATTGCTAAAGAACTTCGACGTCATAATCATCATAAACATGCGATTTTCTATAAAAAACAGACTTATGGGATCTACATCCTCCGCATCCTTCATCAACAAATGGAACCATTACGGTATTTTTATCCAGATACTGAGTGA